In Deinococcus radiotolerans, the genomic stretch TTGCCTTCGGTGGCCAGTCGCAGCACCCCGGACGCCTTGATCTGCGCGAGGGTGGCGGCCTGAGCTGGCGCGGCACTGAGAACGGGGACGAGGGCCAGCAGGGCGAACAGGCGGGGGGCACGCATGCGTTTCTCCTCAGGGGCAGGGGGGCTCAGGACAGGGCGGGGTGGTGGGCCGGGATGGGCACGCCGTGCCCGAAGGCGCCGTGCACGGCGCAGTTGCGTGCCGCCTCGTGGGCGCCGGCGTTCAGGGCGCCCGGCAGGTCGTGGTGGGTGGTCCAGTGGTGCAGGAACGCGGTGATGAAGGCGTCGCCGGCGCCCAGCGTGTCGGTCACCTGGGTGGGCACGACGGACTGCTTGAACACGGTGCCGTCCAGGAGGGCCAGGGCGCCCTGCGCGCCCCGGGTGACGACCACCACGCGCGCGCCCTGCTCGGCAACGCTGCGGGCCAGGTCGAGGGCCTGCCCGGTCTCGCCCTCACCGGCCGACAGGAAGGCCACGTCCAGCAGCGGCGCGACCTGGGCCAGCCCCCCTGGCGTCCACTCGGAGGAGAAGTCGTAGGTCAGCACCCGCGCGGCCTCGCGGATGCGGGGCAGCTGGTCGTCCAGGCCGCTGTAGAG encodes the following:
- a CDS encoding PfkB family carbohydrate kinase, giving the protein MPRLLGIGDNTVDVYLSQGVMYPGGNTVNVAALSARLGHPASYVGCVGRDAAGQLILRALQAEGVDVTRCRQVKGQTSWSAIQHREGDRYFVGSDAGVQGNWTLTDDDLAFVAAHDVVHSSLYSGLDDQLPRIREAARVLTYDFSSEWTPGGLAQVAPLLDVAFLSAGEGETGQALDLARSVAEQGARVVVVTRGAQGALALLDGTVFKQSVVPTQVTDTLGAGDAFITAFLHHWTTHHDLPGALNAGAHEAARNCAVHGAFGHGVPIPAHHPALS